The genomic DNA TCAAGAGGTGCATAAAGTTAATTTATTAACCAAAGACAATGGGTGGTAACTGTTTTAAAGTCGTCCTAATAAAATAAATCCAGACCAATAATAGGGAGAAGAATAGGGTTTTGTTTGCGGTGATAATTGCCTTTGTTGCTCAATTTGTACCTTGATATAACTGCTCAATTTTGATTCCTGTGGCTGCAAATTTTCCAGTAGACATTCATACCATTTAATCAATTCTTCAACAGTTATTTCTTTTAACCAATTCGTAGCCTCAGATAAAGCAATTACTGGAGATTGTCGAGAAATTAATTGGCGGTAGAACTCAATACTTACTAAAGCCGTTGCAGATTGTTCAACATTCCAAATTGTACTCAAAACATAAGGAACACCAGCAGTTAATAAACCTGTGAATAAACCCACATATTCACTGCTGATACTCTGAATATTATGACTAACGTTTTCAGAATTAATAAATGTGAACAGATGATAATTACCAACATCTATTTGACTGATTTCTGCTAAGGTCAAATTTTCTTTATCTGCTAACACCAAAGCTGATTTTTGTACTTCCTTGGAATTATTGATTATATCACCCGTGAAATGGAATATATTGTAATTTGCAGATAGGGCATTTTTGATATTTTCTTTATTAACTTGTTCCCCTTGTAAGTGTTGGCAATTATTAAACATATTTTTCACAATTGCTACTGCAAAGTCAACAGTTGTGATTTTATAACTATTTATATTCTCTTTTATATTCTCTATATTTTCAACACTGAGTAAATTTTTCTCTTGCCAATTTAAGGAATCATATCTATTTAATTCTAATCCTACCTGTACACTAGGTAAGTAACTAATAGTATAGTTACACTCTGATTGTGCATTGCAGAAAAGAACATGAAGTGGTAATTTATTTAAATCACGGTGGGGAATCAAAATCAGATTTTCGATTCCTTCTAGTTCCTGAATTACTGTAGAAATATTGAGGATATTTTGTAATTCAAATAACCTCTCTTCCATATTTAATTGCCAGGAATGATGATTATCTGGGTGTTGAGTTTGGTGATATTGCTGATATTCTTTTTGCCAATTTTCTAACCATTTCTCGAAGTCTACTAGACGTTGTACTGCTTCTGGTAGGGTTTCTACATCTTGAATAGGTGTTAGTAATAAAAGCGGTGATGGTGCTTCATGTTTAATAATAAATGTGTGTAAAGCAATGGGGCTAAGATGCCAATAAATAATGGCTGTGGTGGGATTTAATAAGTTTTGATTTTCTGGATATTGGGGAGAGTAAATTTGCTCCTGCCAACCAGAAAGCATTAATTTTAAACAAGTATTTTTTGAATGTTCGGCAATTTCCCAAGCTTCTACTAAATCACCTGTTTCTACTGCTAAATCAACACCTAATTGTTGGAAACCGATAAACTTTAAAGCTAGTTGTTTTTTACTTTGTTCTGAGCGGTTTGTTTGATTTAGTAGTTGTTCTAATATGTATAAACCTTGTTGCTGTAATTCTTGTACTGCTGATATTTCTCTCAAGCCTAAAAGCACTTTACTGAGAGATTGTAATACTTCTAAGTGCAGTTCTGTAAAATCTTCAGCTGTTAGGGTTAATAATGCCTGTTGATAGTCAGATATAGCTTGTTGCCAAAAATGGTGGGGTATGGATTGTTTTTTGCCATGTTCGTAATGTGTATTACCCAGGGCTAAATGTAATCTTCCCCATCCTTCTGGGTGGGTATCGGGACGCAGATATTTCAACCCTTCTTGATATGTGGCTAGTTTGCCTTCATAACCTCTACGGTTCAGGGCAGGATTTGATGTGGCAATGGTACTGGTTACACTGAGGGATTCTTTTTCATTAACTGCTTTTCCTACAGCTAAAGCCCTTCCCAGCCAAGCTTCCCAGTAGTCAAGTTTGATTTCTAGGGCGTTATCATAGCAAGAAATAGCTTCTGGCAATCTATCTAAGTAAAACAGTGCTACGGCTTGATTGTACCAAGCAAGGTGAAAATCAGGTTTGATGTTAATAGCGTGTTGATAGGAATCAATAGATTCTTCTCTTTTGCCTAAGTTCTCTAAAGCAATACCTCGGTTATACCAAGCAAGGTAAAAATCAGATTGAATTGCTAAAGCCTGATCCCAAGAGTCAATGGCTTCTGACCAACGTTGCAGACTAAACAAGACTACACCACGGTCAATGAGAACTTCGTGATAGTCTGGTTGAATTTCTAAGGCTTGGTTGTATGATGCGATCGCCTCTGCAAACTGTTCCACAATACTTAACGCCACCCCTCGGTAATACCAAGTTTCTTGATCTTCTGGTTGTAAATTTAACGCTGCTTCATAACTAGAAATCGCTTCCCAGACTAATCCTAGTTTTAACAAAGCTAAACCACGACTAGCCCAAGCTTCTTGATAGTTAGCTTTAAATTCTATAGCTTTATCGAAAGATGCGATCGCCTCTTCAAATTCTCCAAACTCACCAAGAACTCCCCCCCGGTTATACCAAGCTTTAGAAAAATCAGGTTTCAGTCTCAATGCTTGATCATAAGCGGCAATAGCTTCTTCAAATCGGTGTAAGTGAAATAAAGTTAGACCTTGATTAAACCAATATTCATAAGCATCAGGTTGCAGTTTAATAGCTTGACCATAAAAAGTTAATGCTGCCAATAAATCACCGGATTTAGCCTGTTGTAAACCTTGATAAAACCACTGTTGAGCCTGGTTCGTGACAGTGAGTTGAAAATTATTCCGCTCAAAAACTTCCGGGTATTGACTTTGCCTACTGTAGGCATCGCGCAGCGATAATTCCGAAGCAAGTTGCTGAACTAAACTGGTACTTTGCTCCAACCTGACCACCAACTCATCTAAAGTCTGTGCTACTTGTGGTTCTAAATGGGTCAAAGACTGATCCAACGAATCAGCTACAGGAGATGGTAAAACGTGTTCTATCTCCTCAAAATCTGGCGCATCCTCCCTAGCAAACTCAAAAACAACAGGTTCAGATGTCTGTAAGTTTTCTTGATAACTCAAGTTTTGAATGTCAGGATTACCCCAAATCTCCTCCAAATTAACAGCTACAGGTAAAATATTGACTTGAGCTTGTTCTTCATAACCCCACAGTTGTTCACCCAAATTTCTGAGTAACTGCTGTCCTGGACTATCTGTAATAGTTTCCGCTGATGGTGCGGCGAAAACCTGTGTTGGTTCTGCAAGTTCTTCTAAATGTTGTTGTGAACTTCTTTCTAAACTTTCCTCATACCTGTTAGCTAAAAACTCACGGCTTAATAGCTGCACACCAATTTCTGATGCCAACTCACCTACTTTACCTATATTTAATTCACCTAGTTTTACCATCCGCGTTGCAGTTTGACTATTTGGTGCAGGAGAAGACAATAATCTCTCACCAAATATCAACAACCAATCTATCCAACGCTCCACAGTGATGCGAGGCTCCATCCGCTGCAAAAATTTCAGGGCCCATTCTTGTCCCTTTGCTTGATGTACACCTTCGAGTAACTCGTTAAATAACAGTTCTAAATCAGCATTAGTTAACTCCGGTAAAGTTTGTCCCACCTCAAACCCTTCTAAACCGTCAGCATCTTGAAGCCGATGATTTTCAAAAGGGTACTTGAAAAAATTATTAAGCCACTGCAATAGCCACCTGAGCATTTGCCACATTCTTGGATTTTCTTTCTCCTAGATTGTAGCTATCGTTGTGTCAAAAAAATCATTAATTACCTAACAGATTATTCAATTAATTGAAACATGGATACATATTGTTAGAAAAAACACACAAAAACTTACTAAAATACAGATATGCCCTAGTCTAATTCAACTTTCTGGAGGTGAAGATGGATCTAGTCCCTGGGCTTGATTGATAAGTGCCTGAATAATTATTTGCGGATCATCAGTGTCAATACCAAAATCTTGCACAATTTGCTGGCGTAATTCTTGATTTTCCTGCAACATGATCAATAATTCATCCCATGTCACAGTTTCATACTCTTCCTCTGAGAAATTTTCATGGGCAATAACTGGTTTAGCTGCATCTGGGCCTTCGTATTCCCAAACTGGTTCACCTGAAATGCGAGTTAGTAGCTTCATCCCAATTTGATATGCTCTATCACCAACTTCACCAACTTCTAATTCGCCGAGTTGTACTAATCTAGATGCTAATTCATTATTAGGTGTAGTTGCCTTTAATAATCTTTCCTCAAACTTATTTAACCATTCTAGCCAGCGTTGAATGCTGACACGATGCTCTAGTTTGTTTAACCAGTTTTGCGCCCAAGCTTGTCCTTTAGCTTGATGAACTCCTGCTAAAAGTTCTGTAAATAAAAATTCTAGATCCGTATCACTCAGGGGCGGTGCGGCTGTTTTGTCAATATTCTGTTTTACTTGCGGAGGACTCTGTTTACTGCCAAACAAACCCCGAAACAATCTTTTAAGCCATTGAATTAACCGCTTGAGCATTATGCTGCACCATTGAGTTTTCCTGTTAAAATTCTAGCGATGTTCGGTAACAATCAGCTATCAGTTATCAGCAATTAGCGGTTAGGTTTCCCGCTGTCTTTAATGGATATTTATTGTTAGAAAAAATACAATACTTTTTTATACTTCAATAAATATACTGAAAATACTTTTTCTGCTTTTTCCTAGAGGAAACGGTCATCAGTTGTTAAAATAGTGAAACCCCAAACTCTAGTAAGTGGCGATACTCCAAACCTGTTCATTTTTATAGCCGTGGACAAGGCGGTTAGGACATTAACTAACACTAAAACTTAGATGCTGAAAGGCTTTCAGCACTGTTACCTGTCAACTGTTCCCTGTCACCTGCCATAATTGATTACCCCCATGCCTTACGAACCCCTACACCATAAGTATCGCCCTAAGAGTTTTGCTGAACTCGTAGGACAAGAGGCGATCGCTACCACCCTGACAAATGCGATTAGTTCGGCAAAAATTGCCCCTGCCTATTTGTTTACAGGGCCTAGAGGTACGGGTAAAACTTCTAGTGCCAGAATTTTAGCTAAATCCTTAAATTGTCTGAAAAGTGACAAACCCACCGCTGCACCTTGTGGAGTCTGCGAAATTTGCCAAGGCATTACCAAAGGCTATTCCTTAGATGTAATTGAAATTGACGCAGCCAGTAATACTGGTGTTGATAACATCCGGGAATTGATAGAAAAGGCACAATTTGCCCCCGTACAATGTCGTTATAAGGTTTATGTGATAGACGAATGCCATATGCTCAGTACCCAGGCATTTAACGCCTTACTGAAAACATTAGAAGAACCACCAAAGCACGTAGTCTTTGTTTTAGCCACAACAGACCCCCAAAGAGTATTACCAACAATTATTTCCCGCTGTCAAAGATTTGATTTTAGACGAATTCATTTACAAGCGATGGTTAACCATTTAGGTGCGATCGCCGCCAAAGAAGATATTAATATTACTACTGATGCACTTACCCTAGTTGCCCAAATTTCCCAAGGTGGTTTAAGAGATGCAGAAAGCTTATTAGATCAATTGGCATTATTACCCTCAGAAGTCACACCGGATCAAGTTTGGGACTTAGTCGGTTCAGTTAGTGAAAAAGACTTATTAGTTTTACTAGATGCGATCGCCCAAGATAACTCAGAAATAGTCCTAGATGCTACCCGTAAGATTTTAGACCGGGGACGAGAACCCCTGATCATCCTCCAAAACCTAGCCGCCTGTTATCGAGATTTACTCATCGCCAAAACCGCCCCCAATCGTCAAGACTTAGTGGCTTGTACCCAACAAACCTGGCAAGAATTAGTTAACTTTGCCCACAAATTAGAAATAACCACCATTTTACGCGGACAGCAACATTTAAGAACCGCAGAAGTCCAACTCAAAAACACCACCCAACCCCGGTTATGGTTAGAAGTCACATTACTGGGATTATTGCCCAGCGCTAACATTCAAACACAAGTAATAACACAAGTCACAACACCAGCAGCAAACATTCCCCAAGCTGTTAGCACTGCTACTATATCTGCACCCCCACAACAACCTACTTATCATCAACCGACAAATTACAATCCTCCCCCATCTCCAGCACCGACTTATAGTCAACCAAACCATTCACCACCACAAACAGCACCAGAACCTGTACACACATCACCTGCACCGGCAACTTCCACTGCACCTATCCCAGAAACCGGATCAGCAAATCAGGGTAATTTGGATCAGATTTGGGAACAAGTCCGGGCTAATTTTCCCATGCCTTCTCGACAAGCCTTACTGGGGCAAATGTGTCAGCTAGTGGAATTTAACGGTAATTTAGCCCGTGTTGCTGTTAGGGGAGCAAGATGGTATCAAACCCTCAAATCTGATCTACCAATGATGCAAGCAGCCTTCCAGCAGACATTTCAACGTGATATTCAAGTCCAGCTAGAACAAGCCGGTTCATCAAATACAACCACAGCCACAAAAAATTCTCCTCCACAAGATTCTACCCGTGTTCAGCAACTACCACCAACAACTCCTACTTATTATCAACCACCGCCCCAAACACCACCAGTATCACAACCACCCCAAACACCACCGCCCACAATTGAGCCTGTAGTTACAAACACAACCCCAGTAGAAAATCAGATACAACCACCAAAACCGACACCAGTATCACAACCGCCTGTTTCATCTTGGGATCATGAACAGGTTAACAAAGCGGCTAAAAGTTTAGCTAATTTTTTCTCTGGGGAAATTATCCGTATGACAGATGAAAGTTTTGATTTATCGGATGTTGGAGTTTCACCAGATATGGAAATCTATGAAACCGATGATGATTATTAGTAATTGGGAAAAAGATGATTGAAAAAAACCTCTTCCCTGTCACCAGTCACCTGCTATTCTTACCAGAATCAGCCGTTATGATTGGTGGTCCTGCTGTCACGACTACAAATTTATCAGGATCTAATAACTGACGGGCAGCTTGATTAACTTCCTCAGTGGTGACTTTTTGAATTTTTTGGACGAAATTACGTAATTCTGACTCGTTTAGTCCATAAAACTTGTTCAACAGAATTCTGTTATTTAACTGCTCTGGTTTTGACAAAGAAATATTATAACTACTAATTAATGTGCGTTTAGCAGTTTCTAGTTCTGCTGCCGTCACACCTTGTTGATGTATCTGTTCTAAAAGTTTACGGGTAGTGGCGATCGCCTGATTAGCATCTTCTGGGTTAGTTTGCATTTCAATCAAAAATGTGCCAACATTCTTTCCACCTTGGAAATTACTGTATATGTTATACGACAAACCCAGGCGATCGCGCACTTCCGCACCCAGTCTACTAGATAAGCTATCTCCACCCAAAATTTGATTTAACACCAATGCTTGATAAAATCTCGGATCTTGGCGTTTAATCCCCACATAACCCATATAAGTTACAGCTTGAGACTTACCAGGTAACACAGAATTAATCCGCACACCTTTATTTGTAACTACCACCTGGGGATACTCTACCACCGGTGCTTTCCCCTGCACACCCCAATCACTAAATTTAGCATCAATCAGCGATCGCACTTTTTCCACATCAAAATCACCCACTAATACCAAAACCATCCGATCTGGGCGATAATGTTTCTCTCTAAAAGCAATCACATCTTCTCCTTTGATATTACCGATACTTTCTTGAGTGGGGAAAATATGTAATGGGTGACTTTGCGGATACAGCGACTGAATAAACTTTCTATTCGCTACCTCATAAGGATCTTTTAAATCTGAATTGAGAACATTTAAAGCCTGTTGACGACTAACTTCTAACTCTTCCGCTGGAAATGTACTATTTCTGACAACATCCCCAATAGTTTCTATCAACACAGGTAAATCTTCCCGTAAACCCTGACTCTGAATACGCACACCTTCCCGTAAAGCCGTAAAATCTAAACTTGCACCTCTATCTTCCAAAGCTTTACTGATATTTGCAGCATCCTGAGTTTTAGTTCCACTCATTAAATTTTCTGCAACCAATGACGCTAACCCAGCTTTATCAGCTTGTTCAAATTCTTTACCAGCTTTGATATAACCACCTACCGTCACCGTGGGACTACTATGATCCGGTAATAATAACACCTGCAAACCATTGTCAAAAGTTAACCTTTGTGGTAGAGGCAGATTTTGAATTAAATTACTGCTATCTTCCTTGATATCTGGTAAATACTTACTCACCTCATCCGCAGTAAACTTTACGTCTTGAGTAAAACTTTCTTCCCCAGCAACGATAGATGAACTATGACTAACTTTGACATTTTCTTGAGGTTCAAAAAAACCAACTGCTGCTAATTCTGGTTTGAGATACCTATTAATCACATCTATCACATCCGCCGCTTTCACCTGACGAACTTTTTCTAAATACTTTTCTGTATATTTATAGTCACCGGCAACTAACTGATCATTAGCAAACTGCATTCCTTGACTGGTAATATCACGCTTATTTAAAACCACATTTGCTATCAATAGTTTTTTCGCACGTTCTACCTGTTCTGGTGTAATTCCCGTTTCCACAAGTTTAGCAATTGCAGACTTGACAGAATGATTCACTGTTTCTAAATCTTGATTCGCTGCAACATCCACAGATAAATCATACCAACCAATTTTACTCAAACCCACAACACGAGCAGAAATGCCAGTAGCTAAACCAGATTTTATTAAACTTTGATGTAAATAAGCATTTTTTCCCGCAGTTAAAACATAATCCATCACCCCCAAAACAGGTATATCTGGATGATGAAGATCAGGAACAGGATAAATCATTTGTAATATTTTACCCGCTCCCGGTTCTCGTAAAATAACGGGAGAACTAGGAATTTTCGGAGTTGGAGACTGGGTAAATTGGGGAGGTTGTTGACTTTTAGGAACTTGACCAAAAATTTCCTTAACTGTTTCTAGAGTTGATTTGGTTTGAAAATCTCCCACAATCACCAAAATAGCACGATCAGGATGATAAAACCGCTGGTAATATTCCCGCACCTGTTCAACCGTCAGTTTTTCCACATCCGCTGAAGTACCAGCAGTCGGTAAACCATAAGCACTATGAGGAAATACCGATTGCATCACAGCACGTTTGAGACGATATTTTTCACTATTTTCATAACCTTGTAATTCAGAAATTACCACCCGCTTCTCACTGCTTAATTGTTGGTTATCAATGAGCAGGTTTTTCATTCTATCTGCTTCTAGTTCTAGCAGTGCTTTGAGTTTATCCTTTTCCGCTGTGTGGTAATATGCTGTTTGCTCATAACTGGTAAACCCATTGTTATGACTACCTAAAGCACTAAATAGTTTAGCAAATTGAATAGGTCGGGATTTAGTACCTTTAAACATAATATGCTCCAACTGGTGAGCAATACCGTTAATTCCTGGAGTTTCATTAATAGAACCCACACCATACCAAACTTGCACACTTACCACAGGTGCGTTTTTCACTTCTTTAGTCAGGACAGTTAACCCATTGTCTAAAACAGTCTTTTGGACATTGTTGGTAATAGTGATATTATTTTTTGGCTTGCTTACGAATATTTGCGGATAATGTTCCCCATTTACTGTAATTAATTTTTGGCTACCAGAAAAGATAAATTTCAACAAAAAGACTGATATTACGGAAAATAGGCATAAAAATAGAAATAAACGATATCTGTGAAGGCTAGTAATTACAAACATATTATTTTTTATATACAGGTAAATAAAACTACATTTTTTTACCTATACATCTGTAGTTTTACTTTTCTGGAAAATTTTCTTAGTCATTGGTAATTGGGTTACTAATCTTCATTCCCTATTTCCTAAAAACCGGATAAACTCTAAAGGTAAACCATCAGAGTCAGCGATAAAAGTAACTTCCAGGATGCGATCGCCTATTTGTTGCTGAGTTGGTTCTAAAAGAATTTTGAGGGGTTGCAACTCAGAAACTAGAGAGATTCGCTCCTTTAAGTCAGATAACCAACTGTGTAAATCTGGTACAGTTTCGGTTAAATCAAAAGAAAGATGGTAGTAACCCACATAATGCTCATCTGCAAAAGCATCAGGTGCGGGTTGAGGCTGAGGAATTTGGATTAATTCAATCCGACTATCTAACCCTTCCATCCAGCAAGCTAAAGTATAGCCGGTAGTGAAGCGATCAGCAACAGTAAATCCTAACTGCTCATAGAAAGCGATCGCACAGTGGATATTAGCAGTCCGAATAGATGCGTGGTGCATAAAAGGGAGAGGGGGTAATGGGGTGATGGGAAAAGGTTTTTAGATAACTTTATTGTCACTGGTAAAGATAATTTTATAGTTTTGTGCCGGGTTATGGATACAGAATTTTCCTGATTGTTCTTTGACTAACATCACAATATAAGGAGGAGATATTAGAGTATCTACCCAGATTTCTGCCAATTCCCATGCAGTTTTTTGTTTTGATGTTTGTTGCAGCATTCTCAAAATTTAGAAGTTTAAGAAAGTACCTTAACCGTTTGCCATTTGTTGCACATCATTAATAAATCCTCTCACTGTTTCAGCATTGGGAGATTGAGTACGCTGCAATATCTTTAAAGACTGATGTAAATAGTCCAGTGCAGTCATAAAATCTCCTTTTTGATATGCTAACAACTACCCTAACATTGCCAAAGTCGCGGCTTTTCCTTGCACATCCCCAATGCTTTTATCAACTTCTAAAGACTGGTGAAAAAGGGCGATCGCTTTTCTACATCAACGATTGCATAAAATCATTCACTGCATCATATTGATCTGCCATTCGAGAATAAAACTCTAGTGACCGCAAATCCAATTCTGGTAATAATTCACTCTTACTTACTAAATCATATCCTGTAGAACGCAAACAATAAACCGAAATTACACCATCTTGCCAAAACCAAACCTCTGATACTCCGACTCGACGATAAATTTCTAGGGTTTCAATTCCACCACTGGTGACTATTACCTCAATTGCTAAATCTGGAACTGGTTTGCGTGTACCCAAACAATAAGACTCATCTGGTTCTTTGCGCGCGCCTAATTCTTTTGTTCCAATTGTCGTACTACCACGTCCATAAAAACGAATATTTTTCACCCGCATATAAATCTCTAAAAGCTGACCTAAAGTATTTTTAGGTTCTTCATGGGTATCAGATAAAGGAGGCATAATTTCTAAACACCCATCTAAATAAGTTAATTGCGCTCCGGTTTCTGCCAAATCTGCATCTAATTTTTCCAGAGTTTCCCATGTTAGATTTGATAGCAAAGCTCCAACTGGATTTATTTCAGCTTGAGAAATTGTGACAACCATCTGATTCACCTTTTGCGAGATCGCTATTTTTATAATATCCTAATTGCCTATAAACCCACGGACGGGGGTGATTAGGCGTTTACTACCAATATCCACTTTTTTGTTAAAAAATTAGAGGAGAGTTCTTAATTAAGTTAATGTAATTGTATTATAAATATCTAATGCCTTTTGCAGATTATTGATAATTTCCCTCACGCTTTGAGAATCGGGATATTGAAAATGCTGACGATAAAACTTTATATACTGATATAAGAAAATACTGATTTATGACCAGACAACCCCACGACCAACTAGCCAAAGAATATCTAGAAGAATTATTAGCACCTCTAGGAGAGGTCAAAACCAGTAAAGATGTAAAAAGCGAAGTTCAGGAAATAGATGTTTGGTTTGTTCCGACAACAAAATCTATAAATTCAGAATTAGGATTATTAGGAAAAATGGCGGTTACAAGTTGTCTTTTTGAACCTTACCGTAATGCACCTAATGAGATAGAAATTAGAAGTTGTTTGTTAAAATTATATAGCGTTCAGGGTGAATTATTACGACAATCAAAAAGAGAAAAAAGTTATATTTCTGAGGAAGAATTACCCTTTCTATGGATTTTAACACCAACTTGTTCAGAAAAAATCCTGGAAGGTTTTGGAGCGAAAGCAAAGGAGGGATGGGAAAAAGGAGTGTATTTTCTGCCAAAATACCAGAAAGCGGTTATTGTTGCTATCAATCAGTTATCCGTGACAGAGGATACACTATGGTTGAGAGTATTAGGAAAAGGTAGAATTCAAACGGAAGCTATCAGCAAAGTTGTTGAACTTTCACAAGAGGATGATAAATGGGATAGATTAGTAGAAATATTTGCATCTTGGCGGAAAAATTTAGAATTGAATAGTAATGTCAATGATGAAGAAGTAAGGGAGTTAATTATGAGTTTATCACCAGCATATCTAAAACAACGGGAAGAATGGAAACAAGAGGGAATAGAAGAAGGAAGACAGGAAGGACAAAAAGACGGACAACGTTTGATGGTAGAGAGTTTGTTAGCAGTGCGTTTTGGTAATTTAGATGAGGAGTTATCTACTATTATCAGTCAGTTGATGGAACTTTCTTTAACGGAAAGAACTCAGTTATTACTTAATTTATCTAATCTTTCCCGTGAGGAATTATTAGCTAGGTTTAAAGTTGATTGAACTCAGGTTTTATTTGAAACTTCAATTAGTCAAAAGTTTTAGGTTAAGTTAAGGGACAGCGCAACCCAACCAAACTATTAAAATGTTGGGTTTCGTTACCTCAACCCAACCTACAACTAATTAATAGAAGGTTGATGTAAATTTAAACCTTTAATAAAGCGAAAATCTTTCACATTCAAGGTATATAAATCAATCTGATGTACTAATGATGTTGCAGCAATTAGAGCATCAGGAATACTTAATTTATGACTTAGAGAGTAATTTTCCATTAATGCAATAAACTGAGTAGATATCATGACATCAATGGGGAAAATATGGAGTAGCTTTAAATGATTTTTAATTTTTTTTTAACTCCACATTATTGATAGCACCATAGTATAATTCAGCTTGAGTAATAGAACTAATGGCTAATTGATTGATACCCAGAAAACTTAGTTCAGAGATCACCTGAGAATTGTTTTTATAAAATTCTATGATGATATTGGTATCACATAAAATCATTTATTTTCTGTTCTCCATGCTTGTTGACGAATAGATTCAGTGGTAATATTTCTATTTTCCCACATTCCAGCTAAGGCAAAAAAATCTTGTT from Okeanomitos corallinicola TIOX110 includes the following:
- a CDS encoding PIN domain-containing protein codes for the protein MILCDTNIIIEFYKNNSQVISELSFLGINQLAISSITQAELYYGAINNVELKKN
- a CDS encoding VOC family protein; protein product: MHHASIRTANIHCAIAFYEQLGFTVADRFTTGYTLACWMEGLDSRIELIQIPQPQPAPDAFADEHYVGYYHLSFDLTETVPDLHSWLSDLKERISLVSELQPLKILLEPTQQQIGDRILEVTFIADSDGLPLEFIRFLGNRE
- a CDS encoding Uma2 family endonuclease, whose amino-acid sequence is MVVTISQAEINPVGALLSNLTWETLEKLDADLAETGAQLTYLDGCLEIMPPLSDTHEEPKNTLGQLLEIYMRVKNIRFYGRGSTTIGTKELGARKEPDESYCLGTRKPVPDLAIEVIVTSGGIETLEIYRRVGVSEVWFWQDGVISVYCLRSTGYDLVSKSELLPELDLRSLEFYSRMADQYDAVNDFMQSLM